In Chiloscyllium punctatum isolate Juve2018m chromosome 18, sChiPun1.3, whole genome shotgun sequence, the sequence ACCCTGAGGACCCCCTGAACAAGGAGGCAGCAGAAGTCCTTCAGAACAACAGACGTCTCTTTGAACAGAATGTGCAGCGATCCATGAGGGGAGGCTACATTGGCTCCACTTACTTTGAGCGATGCCTTAAATAGGGGCTCAGAGAGCACAAACTGaggccacagagagagagagaaagaggaaaaaaaatctgACATACTTCAATATATAAAAACATTACAAAATACTCGACTGAAAGCAGGAGGGCcatagagagactgagggggcagTTTCCACTTACGCCCCTCAGCATATTTGCCACAGGAAGGAAATCTCCGAattggaattttaaaaataaaaagaggACTGCTTGATTGTCGTACTAGCTCTAGAGCATGCCAGGAAGTTTGAAATAGTTTTggttctctccttcccccttccctgccCCAACAACCCCCACCCACTCAATTAAATTTATTGTAAGTGTATTTCACTTGAGGAGTGCTGAAGTCTTTATGTTAATAAAAGTTTTTTAAATGTCTGTGGAATATTTTTGCCCCACCCTGCCCCAGCCCCTTCaacccccctctcccacccccacccaagtCCCCTCCCCTCTGCTCTTGATGAAAGTGCACAGGATGTGCCAGAGGAGGAGGAAGTTGCCAATTGGATCTGAAGTGAGTGAGAGACGTTACTGTAACGCTGCATCTAATCTGTTTTGAATGTTTTGCCTGTTCATTAAGTTGTAtagatttttttaaatgaaaagtTCCCTCCCATTTTGTTTCTGTGGTAGGTTATTTTCTCACCTGTGTAATAGAATGTTAAACAGTGCACTCAATACATGAACCACCGGAGGTTACCTGCTCCCAATCTTCATTTCTTGTGGGAGTGTTGCCACTGTAGTACCTCCTAAGACTCGAGCTGTTGCATCCTTCCAAGCTGCCTGGCTGAAAATCCAAATGATCATTCTGCTAGCTCCCTATGTgcagtgcatgtttatgcaacaTAACTGCAGAGCAGGGCTGTCTCTCTGGGAATGACTGCTTATATATCCGCGTATCCTGGTCATACCTCATGCTGGTCATGATCCCACTTGTTTCCATGTCACCAAGTTATTGTGATATTGGTGTACTCATGTAATTGTTTAAAGAAAAAGGCTCATGGTTCAGTTTTAACTTAAGCGATTTTGCCCGCTCTGTGATGTTTACTTTTTACTGACCACGCTTTATTtcaaaataataaaaacaaactCAGTTACATTAACTATCCCTTAAAATGCAACCTGCTCTTGCCTTTTATTCTGCTTGGTAACAGCTTCACCATCCCCTAAATAAACAACAGTTTCagttccccccaccccactctagaTTTAGCACAGGTCATAAACAGGAAGATCCCATCCAACGTTTGAGTCTGATGCCTAAGGATCCAATCTCTGGTGGAACTACCTGGGGGAAGTTACAATTAACCTTGAGGTTTTCTTTTTGGCtcaagggggcaagagaggtatTGGCCTGACTGCAGTCTGGAAGTGGGCTTTAGCAATGGCAGCATGGGGCTGATAAGGATTGAGTTTGCCTGTTGTCAAATCTTGCAGAATGGCATGCGGATAAGTACCTGCAGCTGTGTACTCTAAGGGGTAGATCACATGGAAAATTTTGGAGAAAGGAAATGTTGCTTATTGGTTCCTGTAGTTTTTACCTTGGGCATTTTCAACAGTGCCTGGTACTGCTCTTATATGAACAGATTAAACCGTATGATTGAGAAGGTGCCGATATCCTTTAGCAACAATTATACCCTGGCAAGTTTGAACGCCCTGGTTATATCTTTGTGTGGCATACCTTGTGTCAGAAGTTTATTCAGCCTTCTGTTGCTGGTGCTACCTTAGGAAATCTTTGGGCGCCGACAGAATAGGAGCGGAGTTTACCCtgtttagtttttttttcccGTTGGTTTGATACAGACCCATGCAGTACAGTCACTTCTCTCTTGGCCTGAAGCCATTTTATAGTTTGGGTTTAAGAAAAACTTTCACTTCAGTTCATCACAAAAACTTGTGTTCTTACAAGTGCGAATACAAAAAACTCATCCCTGTAATATGTTTAATGATACTTCTGACCATCTCAAGGATATTGGTGCTCAGATTGTGTGTGGGTGATCTTATTCTGTTTGCTGGTAAGGATCTCATTTTGACCAACATAGGTTGCCAATCTCAACCTGAAGAGTGGAAATCTTGAATATTGTAAATACTAAGCCTAGCATTGATGCATCAGGAGCAAAGGATCAATTCTATCATGTCTCCTGACCCGAAGGAACCTGATCCTTTAACTTAGTTTTCTGAAAAGCATAATAAATGGAAACCTTTGATGATCTGTCTCAGTCAATTTTCCTATTGTGTGTAATGAATGTGGGGGGCACTGAAAGGAGATGATGGGTTACGAAAGCATGATTTCAGATGAAAAAAATCACTAAAATATTAACAAAAGCATGACTTGGGATGGAAAATCACTAACCCAAAATATTAAGTCTTCTCCCCACAGTTGCCGAGAATGTCAAACACTCTTCTTTAAATTTCAGATAGTTACATGAGCTGAGGTTAGTTAAACTCAATATAGACTAAGGGTACATGGGTTTGTGGTAGTGCTCCTACCTCTGGTCAAAAAGGCTTGGTTCAAGTACCATTTGCTCCAGTAGTATGTTACAACATCTTAGAAAAAGTGGATATAATAGCTAGAGTGAGGGTGCTCTGACTCAAGACAAATTGGGGAGGTGATGACGTattgataatgtcactggacaagTAATTCAGACCCCAATGTTAATATTCTGGGGATATGTGTTCAGATTTCCACCATGGTGGTAGTATAATTAGATTCTGTAAAAATCTGAATATGAATGTTTTATCACTGTTGTAAAATTCCATCTAGTTCACTAGTATTCTTAGAGGAAATCTATCGTTACTTGTGACTCCAAGTCCACTGTGGATGGCActtgggtaattagggatgggcaataaatccctTGAACACATAAAAAAACGTTTATATAATAATCAGGTTGGTCTGAGATACCTAACCTTGAGTTCAAAAATTAAATTTGCCTGGAAATGAAATGGAGGCAAGTTCAATTGAAGCTTTTAACAGAGCATTGGATTATTATTTGGGGAGAAAGAGTGTACATGGATATGTGGGGAAAGACCTGAAATTGGCATTAGGGGTTAGAACAGATGTAGACATGGGACAAATATACTCCTCCAGCACTCTTAGCAGTTCTGTAAATTGAAAGTCCATTATTGATATGCTGTTGGACTCAGCTGCAGTTTTGGGGTGGTGGTGTTTTCCTCTTGGCCACATAATTACTGCTCTATAGTCACATAATCTTTATTGTAATTCTTAAAGTTATTGGCTGCCTCGTGATCCCTGTCCCCAGTGAAGGGACACAACCCTGCATATTTACATTGGGGCAGACTATCCGCCGTGCGCCTGCGCGGGGGGGGGCCGTGGAATCGACAGTACGCCTGCGCAGGTGTGACCCACAATCGGCCGTGCCCCTGCGCGGGGTTGGGTCCCGGAATCCGCGGTGCGCCTGCGCTATAACGTAAACGTCGATTGCGTCATCGGTCCGTTTCCTATTGGTCGGCGACGTGGTTGACGTAATCAGACAACAACAGGAACCGGAGGCCGCGAGAAGTGACACCGACAGATTCCAGGCCCCAGGTCCCCAGGTCAGTCGTCACCGGCAACGGGGCGGGAGTTAAGCCGGGACTAGGTTAGTGTCCGTCCCGGAGAGCGGTCTGTGCGTCAACACCCGGGGGAGGGGGGCGCgactccacacccctcccccctccagcagtatcccctccccccactcctcccatcccccacccccccatcccccactcccaccctcactccccacacccctcccccctccagcagtatcccctccccccactcctcccatcccccaccctcactccccaccctcactccccatcccctccccaccccccacacccctccccccccacacccctcccccctccagcagtatcccctccccccactcctcccatcccccaccctcactccccatcccctcccccccacacccctcccccccccacacccctctccctccagcagtctcccctccccccactcctctcagcccccaccctcactccccccatgccccaccctcactccccctcactccccaccccccacacccctccccccccagcagtctcccctcccccccactcctcccatcccccccactcctcccatcccccacccccccatcccccactcccacactcactccccaccccccacacccctccccccctccagcagtctcccctccccccactcccctcagcccccaccctcactccccccatcccccaccctcactccccatcccctccccaccccccacacccctccccccacacccctcccccctctagcagtctcccctccccccccccagcagtctcccctcccccacccagcagtctcccctccccccacccagcagtctcccctccccccccccagcagtctcccctcccccccccagcagtctcccctcccccccccccagcagtctcccctcccccccccccagcagtctcccctcccccccccctccccccagcagtctccccttcccccccctccccccagcagtctccccttccccccccagcagtctccccttcccccccctcccccaagcagtctcctcttcccccccctccccccagcagtctccccttccccccctccccccagcagtctccccttcccccccctccccccagcagtctccccttcccccccctccccccagcagtctccccttcccccccctccccccagcagtctccccttcccccccctccccccagcagtctccccttcccccccctccccccagcagtctccccttcccccccctccccccagcagtctccccttcccccccctccccccagcagtctccccttcccccccctccccccagcagtctccccttcccccccctccccccagcagtctccccttcccccccctccccccagcagtctccccttcccccccctccccccagcagtctccccttcccccccctccccccagcagtctccccttcccccccctccccccagcagtctccccttcccccccctccccccagcagtctccccttcccccccctccccccagcagtctccccttcccccccctccccccagcagtctccccttcccccccctccccccagcagtctccccttccccccccccagcagtctcccctcccccccccagcagtctcccctcccccccccccagcagtctcccctccccccccccagcagtctcccctcccccccccccagcagtctcccctccccccccccccagcagtctcccctccccccccccccagcagtctcccctccccccccccccagcagtctcccctcccccccccccagcagtctcccctcccccccccccagcagtctcccctccccccccccccagcagtctcccctccccccccccccagcagtctcccctcccccccccccagcagtctcccctcccccccccccagcagtctcccctcccccccccccccagcagtctcccctccccccactcctctcagcccccactcccactccccactcccctcctccccGTGTTCCCTTCCCTGCTTCCCCTCCCCTCAACATCCCACCTTCCTCCTTTATTCACcagctccccctccctcccaactGTGAAAAGTGGTAAAGCAAACCCACTCCCCAAGTTCGCTTCTTGCTGCGTTGGAGTGCTTATGCGACAGTGTATCGGCCATGCTCTGGTTTGAATTGGTGGTACAGGCCTGATTGGGCCAAATGGAGTGTTGAAGCTGGTGAAGGGGGTCAGATTTGTTTATGTTGGCTTTTTGAGATCAACGGTAACAAAGTGGGGTAGCACTAGTGACAGAAGGCTGCGGGTTCCTCGCTGTTTCAAGAAAggacagacacattctctctcacttctTGGAAATGTGTGTTCTTCAATTAACATCACTTTCAAAAAGATTCTGCTCGTTACCATGTTAACTCGCTGTGGGAGCTTACTgtatgcaggttgtttcattcagtGGCTCTTGACTGTGAAAGTGCTTCAGGATTTTATGGAAGGCTTTGTTTTCTCCCTCTCCTTGTGTTAGGCTAAAGTTTCCTGCCATTTGGCTGAGGTGCTGACAGTCTCCTGGCATCTTCAGAGCCAAAGGCTGTGTGAGAACAATGttcaaaatctcacaacaccagatgatagtccaacaggtttatttggaagcaatagcttttggagcactgctccttcatcaggtggactataacctggtgttatgtgatttttaactttgtacaccccagtccagttccaacatctccaaatcatgtgtgAGAGCAATGATCTTTATCTCTGAGAGTTTCCTGGTTAATTGTGTTGACTTTTTCACCAGATTTCCCTGATCTCTCAGTTCAGTGAATCACCATGAATGCCATATTTGGGAGGAGGAAGACCCCGGAGGAGATGCTCCGGCAGAACCAGCGAGCCCTGAATCGAGCCATAAGGGAGCTGGACCGGGAGAAGATGAAACTGGAACAGCAGGAGAAAAAAATCATCGCAGACATCAAGAAAATGGCCAAACAAGGACAGATGGTATGTGTGCAAGGAGGGATTCTTGTGGAGGATGGATCTTGATTATGAAACATAAGCTGGTATTTTTCCATCATAGTTGCTTTGTGGTGATCTGTATTGTAATGTAAACATGTCTTGGTAATCTTAGTTGCCAATTCTTGGTAAATCCACACTTGATTGTTTAATTTATACCAATAGGATGTGGCTGTTgcaggctgggccagcatttattgcccatctctcgcTTTCCTTgagaagctgccttcttgaacgacTGCACTCCGTGTGCTGTAGTTAGCTCAGGACTCTGGcactccttcagtgttgctggatcaatgtatttccaagtctgggTGAGGAGTagtttggagaggaacttgcaggggatggtgttctcatatatctacagcccttgtccttctggatggaagtgctCGTGGGTTGGAAGATGCTGTAGGACATGGTGTTATTAATCCTGTGGGATTACACAAGAAGTGTCTGTGATGAGGAATCGGTTAGATTCCCTCCTGATGATGCTGGTTACGATAAAAGTTTGCTGTTTATTTAAGTAGGAGCACTGATTCCCCATTGGGTACATTGCTGTTATTTGctcctttttttaaagttaaaaGTTGTAAGTCCTGCCAGTTTGTGAATTTAATGctgcatttttctttttactctttgtgATCTGGATATTGCTAGCAAGGCCATCATTTGTTGTTCAGTTTTAActgtccttgaactgagtggcttaccacttcagagggtagttaatTTGCTGTGGCCTGGAGTTGCACTTAGGCCAGTGGGCATTAGTGAGGCAAGTAGGTTTTTGGCAACAATTGACATTAATTATCCCTGTGGCAGGGCTGTCTGAGCCCAAATGGAGCTAGGATAGTTGTATACAGGTAATGGGTTATTTGTTAAATGGATCATAGCGGGGGTGGATTTTACTGTGTGTATATATTCAAGAAGCAAGTAATCAGTGCAGGAATTGGTGGTGTGAGACTTGGAATAAAACTCTAACTAGAAAAGTATACACCTGGACACACTTTAATCTCTAATAATATTTGTCAAATTCCATTACAGAAACTAACTTTTAATTCCAGGGTATTTTAAATTGAATTTCCACCAGCTGTCAGGGTAGGAGTTGTACCCGTGTCATCTAGAGCATTAGTCTGGGCTGAGAGAGGCAAGACACACATGTTTTAAGGTGGTTTTACATCTGTCAGGAGGTGTTGAGGGCAGAGGATGGAAAGCTTAATTCACCTGAGTGTAGGTAATCTTCAAGTGTTCCGGTATCCCATCTTGACAGAGGCCAGTTCAGCTAGGAGTTTGGTCTGACTAACTTCCCTATGGTGTATTACAACTGCTGAGGAAATGCAGATCAGGGCTGTCAGGATTAGACCTGGTAATGGCCTGTTCCCATGCAGTTAGCCCTATTTACCTTCTTTTGTTATTTGGCTGACTCCTGGGGTAGAggggttgccttatgaggaacGATTGAGCAAGTTGGACCTAAACCCACCAGAGTTGAAGGTGATCTTATTGCAACAAAGGATTCTGAAGAGTTTGACAAGGGAGAGGGTGTTTCCTTGTATAGTAATTTAGGATTAGGGGCACAGTCTCTAGAATAAGATGGTGAAacggaggaatttcttctctttgaGGGTCATTAATCTATGAAACTCTCTTCGCCAGAGATCAGTGGAGCTTGGTTGTGGGATGTATTCATGTTAGACAGATTTCTGATCTATAAGGGAGTGAAGGATTGTCAGGGGCAGGCAGGAAAGCAGGATTAAGGCCACAATCAGGTCACTGAGACTGAGACGTATTGTGTGAATTATTGCAGGAGCCATATGGAGCTGTGCAAGATTTGTACACTCCAGAAAATGTAATAGGCTGGGGTCCTTTTAACTGGGAAGAAATCTGTATAGGGTGATTCAAAGGTGACCTTTGAGGGTCTAAAAAGGTCTGAGACCCTAGGAGTAAAagagtcatttaaaaaaaaatctatatcAAGAGAAGTGTCTCTCCCTAGAGAGCAAAATGTGGAACTTACTACCATGGGCAGCAGGTGACATGGACAGCAGAGACGCAGTTAAGGGAAAGCTGGGTAAGGACATGAGTGAAAGGAATAGGGAGATGTGTGAATAGATTGAGGTAAAGTCGGTTGGAGGAGAAATGAAATGAAGCACAAATACCAGCATAGaacagttgggctgaatgacccATTCTGGTACAGTTTAAACCTGTTTGCCTCTTTTGTTACATTCTAGGTTTCATTCAATGGGTGTCTCTTTTTTCCAAACACTAGGATGCAGTTAAAATAATGGCAAAGGATTTGGTGCGAACACGACGCTATGTGAAGAAATTCATCATGATGAAGGCGAACATCCAAGCTGTGTCCCTGAAGATTCAGACGCTAAAGTCCAACAACACCATGGCCCAGGCTATGAAGGGAGTCACCAAAGCCATGGCCACCATGAACCAGCAGGTGAGGTGGCCACCTGTATCTTTCACACTGCTGCAGTGttgctaatgttataccactattatatagtcatagtcatagagatgtacagcatagaaacagactcttcattccaactcgtccatgctgaccacaaatcctaaattaatctagtcccatttgccagcatttggcccatatcctcctaaacccttcctattcatgtacccacccagatgccttttaaatgttgtacttgtaccagtctccaccacttcctctgccagctcattccatatatgcaccaccctctgcatgaaaacattgcctcttaagtcccttttgtatctttcccctctcatcttaaatttatgccctttagttttagactttcctaccctgggaaaagactttggctgttCACCCTGTCCACGCCActtggaaaacagccccagcctatttagtctCTTCCTATACCTCAAACTCACCAACCCTAGCAAcctccttgtcaatcttttctcaactctttcaagtttaacatccttcctacagcaaagGGACTGAATTGAATGCaaagttttccaaaagtggccgaaccaatgtcctgtacagccccaacacaACATCCCAACTCTATCCTTAATGCACTGATCAATAGGTGGCAGAGGACGCACCGAGTAAATATCACATCGATTGCAATTGATTCGGAGTGCAGCATGGTGTATGGAGAAACAGTATTTTATTGCACACTCTGTAATGTCCATTTGAAAGGTTTTATGCCTGACAGATTTGTCTGAAATTTTGGCCATTTTCAGCTGGTAGTCATTGTGCACaattcctttctcatgaaaaagaAATTCTGTTGGAGGAGCATGAATGTTGGGGAAATTGTGTGGGTGACTAAAAAGATAAGTAGGTTGTGGAGGAAAGAGGTAAGAGGAAACAGAGAAAGGCACAGGGAGGGAATGAGGTATAGTTTTAGCACTGGAATGTTTAGAGTTATGCAATTCAAGATTTCTTAAGaaatattcatgggatgtgattaTTATTGGCGAGGCTAGCCTTTTATGTTCATTGTGAATTGCCCAAAGGACTGTTTAGGAGTCAACAATGcttttttagaattagaatccctacagtatggaaacaggccctttggcccaacgatTCCACACTGATcgtccgaacagtaacccacccagatccattccccgacCTTGTATTTAACCCtgacctaacctacatatccctgaacattatgggcaacttagcatggccaattcaccctaacctgcacatctttggattgtgggaggaaaccagaggaaacccacgcagacacggagagaatgggcaaactccacacagacagtcacctgaggctggaatcaaacctgggtctctggcgctgtgaggcagcagtgctaaccactgaatcaccgtGCCACcaatgttgctgtgggtctgtagtcacatgtagaccagaccagataaggacggcagatttccctttctAAAGGGCATgtgtgaaccaggtgggtttttaacGAAAATCAACTGTAGTTACCAAATTTTGTTTTTCAGTGTTTTTTATTCCATTCATATTTGGCCATCTGCCGTGCTGGGAATTGAATGCATGTCCCCAGACtgttaaaataaaagcaaaatactgcggaAACTGGCAAACTAAAATTAAAAACAGTGATGGagtaactcagcagatctggcagtatctgtggagagagaaacagaaagaacaTTTCAAGTGCTGCTCCAAAGGAGAGTCATTGGACTCGAAGCCTTAACTCTTTGTCTCTAAGGCACAGCTGCTGCTGAGTTTCCCACCTTGGTTGGATTTCCCTGGGATTCTGG encodes:
- the chmp2a gene encoding charged multivesicular body protein 2a, coding for MNAIFGRRKTPEEMLRQNQRALNRAIRELDREKMKLEQQEKKIIADIKKMAKQGQMDAVKIMAKDLVRTRRYVKKFIMMKANIQAVSLKIQTLKSNNTMAQAMKGVTKAMATMNQQLKLPQIQKIMMEFEKQTEIMDMKEEIMNDAIDDAMGDEDDEEESDAIVSQVLDELGLNLTDELSNLPSTGASLSVAAGKKAEPVVLEDADADLEKRLKNLRKD